One genomic segment of Candidatus Hydrogenedentota bacterium includes these proteins:
- a CDS encoding Gfo/Idh/MocA family oxidoreductase: MQKKEMRGTGLSRRQFMGGAAGMALVAAHGMAHAVSKSPNERLGVGQIGCGGRGSGHMQILDWLKDNGGGVEIVAVCDTYRGRLDRAAKKYNAKAYMDYREMLADPRVDLVCIATPDHQHGYQALDAIRAGKDVYCEKPVTHWRQFDLTKTLAEEVKKTGRVVQIGAQGMSDSAWRQMRKLIEEGLIGQPIHAECGYFRVGDWGERGMPIDDPNVKPGPDLDWDAFLGDAPKRPYDVSRYFRWRMYEDYAGGPSTDLFPHSLTPVVYMLGVGMPAMAVATGGKFRYEEREVPDTFNMLIDYPEKITVAVLGTQGNDYQATGGRGAPGRVPVIRGWEGSLTVQDKEIVFIPADGSKKEPQRFPIEAPEDTTAHFKNFIDCARAGNPATWSPMDLAFRVQTALQMGTLALRNNKVARFDAEKQQIVL; encoded by the coding sequence ATGCAGAAAAAAGAAATGCGAGGAACGGGCTTGTCGCGTCGGCAGTTCATGGGCGGCGCGGCCGGCATGGCGCTGGTGGCGGCGCACGGCATGGCGCATGCCGTGTCGAAAAGTCCGAACGAGCGCTTGGGCGTGGGGCAGATCGGCTGCGGCGGGCGCGGGAGCGGCCACATGCAAATCCTGGATTGGCTCAAGGACAACGGCGGCGGCGTGGAAATCGTCGCCGTCTGCGACACGTACCGGGGCCGTCTCGATCGCGCCGCTAAAAAATACAACGCCAAGGCGTACATGGATTATCGCGAGATGCTCGCCGATCCCCGCGTGGATCTCGTGTGCATCGCGACGCCCGATCATCAGCACGGGTATCAGGCGCTCGACGCGATTCGCGCCGGCAAGGACGTCTATTGCGAAAAGCCCGTCACCCACTGGCGGCAATTCGATCTGACCAAAACACTGGCCGAAGAAGTCAAAAAGACCGGCCGGGTGGTGCAGATTGGCGCGCAGGGCATGTCGGACAGTGCATGGCGGCAAATGCGCAAACTGATCGAGGAGGGTCTTATCGGCCAGCCGATACACGCCGAATGCGGTTATTTCCGCGTGGGCGATTGGGGCGAGCGCGGCATGCCGATTGACGATCCGAACGTGAAACCGGGGCCGGATCTCGACTGGGACGCTTTCCTCGGCGACGCGCCCAAGCGGCCCTACGACGTGAGCCGTTATTTCCGCTGGCGCATGTACGAAGATTACGCGGGCGGCCCCTCGACGGACCTCTTTCCGCACAGCCTGACGCCGGTCGTCTACATGCTCGGCGTCGGCATGCCCGCCATGGCCGTCGCGACCGGCGGCAAGTTCCGCTATGAGGAACGCGAGGTCCCCGACACCTTCAACATGCTCATTGATTATCCGGAAAAGATCACCGTCGCCGTTCTCGGCACCCAGGGCAACGATTATCAGGCCACCGGCGGACGAGGCGCGCCGGGCCGCGTGCCCGTCATCCGGGGCTGGGAAGGTTCGCTCACGGTTCAGGACAAGGAGATTGTGTTCATTCCCGCGGACGGATCGAAGAAAGAACCACAACGCTTCCCCATCGAGGCTCCGGAAGACACCACGGCCCATTTCAAGAATTTCATTGATTGCGCGCGCGCCGGCAATCCCGCCACATGGAGTCCGATGGACCTCGCCTTCCGCGTCCAAACGGCCCTGCAGATGGGCACGCTCGCCTTGCGCAATAACAAAGTGGCCCGGTTCGATGCCGAAAAGCAGCAGATTGTCTTGTAA